Proteins encoded by one window of Teretinema zuelzerae:
- a CDS encoding CoA-binding protein: MRVLIIGASRNPERYSNMAMNRLIAAGHEALLFNPGIDEIDGMPVHRDLAQVSGPIDTVTLYVSPRHLEPLIDSIIALSPSRVIANPGTENSEFARRFQNAGIRYVEACTLVLLSTGQF, encoded by the coding sequence ATGAGGGTGTTGATAATCGGCGCGAGCCGGAATCCCGAACGGTATTCGAATATGGCGATGAATCGGCTTATCGCCGCAGGCCACGAGGCTCTCCTGTTCAATCCGGGGATCGACGAAATAGACGGCATGCCGGTGCACCGCGATCTGGCGCAGGTTTCGGGCCCTATCGACACCGTTACTCTCTACGTCTCTCCTCGGCACCTGGAGCCCCTGATCGATTCGATCATCGCGCTTTCGCCCAGCCGCGTCATCGCGAACCCGGGAACAGAAAATTCCGAGTTCGCCCGGCGCTTTCAAAACGCGGGCATCCGCTACGTGGAAGCCTGCACCCTCGTGCTTCTTTCGACCGGCCAGTTCTAA
- a CDS encoding M16 family metallopeptidase, translated as MKLRHFLLAAAAGAGLFAAGCGSTAGTVQKSATESIEAAAKRGTLPNGMEYVILRNSNPPGKLELRLSVRTGSLQDREGLEGTAHFLEHLQFLGTSRYKAGDIVHFAESIGMAFGPEVNAYTSYGETQYKLSLPADDPAAIEKGIDILEDWAQGPVVDQAQMDRERNVVHEEIRLSRESMQGRLQDALMEELTRGSPYEGKTVIGTHESLDRITAADIEQFAEAGYTADRMTIIAVGDCDEDELIRLLEKKFVSGFGGTAGARNTETSIPRFKNVKKDSWRVHEDSSLGQDFYMWMNVENAVPSGILEQQLLDARASIAAQAVNQRLGALERDTDTGVQKAFMYWATSLGNAREYGIQLLPRKGMDEKALESLFVELRKIEEHGITDQEYELGIKTLTDRHGAWLTQKMNVTSDQKANAIAQTLAMGVMYPFGESAWDSLLASAKKTKKKDVDGWIQKYAYPSPSAVVSVAQNASDSGKIDGQKMEELTARYRKTATQAGEEIAMKELVPNPPAPGTIASKESVSGTPFMKWTLSNGIVLYTYRNNLTKNDFRMKAVAPGGLSILADDEYWNGVMASSILGNNGAADLSLEELGAYLTGKRARVSFTYKLADVQLTGETDPADPDDMERFFKLVHAHLAMPRRDDKAEKAVVENVQAWYRANAQNPEYLYSKEIQDALVGFDPRMAQPGSGGIPSLSGDRAAAVKARLFGNPADLTFIVCGDYLESRLEDLVCRWIASLPAQEAKQEKPRDPGIRTVAGPYEKVLAGGKDASAKAALVLVEEGPWKYEYRHYASVLAEVLKIRLREVLREDKGGVYGWQVTVNQFKQPFSRTLITIDFTCAPEKRIELEEAAKAELAAIASGKIDERAWEAALAIHQKQLEENMRTNEAWPDLLTEAVLNDVPLSELTMLKDKAKDLSREEFNAWTASVLKPGKVLSFALEP; from the coding sequence ATGAAATTAAGACATTTCCTGTTGGCGGCTGCGGCCGGAGCGGGGCTTTTTGCGGCGGGATGCGGATCGACCGCGGGTACCGTCCAGAAAAGCGCGACAGAGAGCATCGAAGCGGCGGCGAAGCGCGGAACTCTTCCGAACGGGATGGAGTATGTGATTCTCCGCAACTCGAATCCGCCGGGAAAGCTCGAACTCCGCCTCTCGGTGCGGACGGGAAGTTTGCAGGATCGGGAGGGACTGGAGGGCACCGCCCACTTTCTGGAACACCTTCAGTTTTTAGGAACATCGCGCTACAAAGCCGGAGACATAGTGCATTTCGCCGAATCGATCGGCATGGCGTTCGGACCTGAAGTGAACGCTTATACGAGCTACGGCGAAACCCAGTACAAGCTGAGCCTGCCGGCGGACGATCCGGCGGCGATAGAGAAGGGAATCGACATATTGGAAGACTGGGCGCAGGGCCCCGTCGTCGATCAGGCGCAGATGGACCGCGAGCGGAACGTCGTGCATGAAGAAATCAGACTCAGCAGGGAGTCCATGCAGGGCCGTCTCCAGGACGCGCTCATGGAAGAGCTGACCAGGGGATCGCCATACGAGGGCAAAACGGTAATCGGCACCCATGAAAGCCTCGACAGGATCACCGCCGCCGATATCGAACAATTCGCCGAGGCCGGATATACGGCCGATCGGATGACGATCATAGCCGTGGGCGACTGCGACGAAGACGAGCTGATCCGCTTGCTGGAAAAAAAGTTCGTTTCCGGCTTCGGCGGAACGGCGGGCGCACGCAACACGGAAACCTCGATTCCTCGCTTCAAAAACGTGAAAAAGGATTCTTGGCGCGTCCACGAAGACTCGAGCCTCGGCCAGGATTTTTACATGTGGATGAACGTAGAAAACGCGGTTCCCTCCGGCATTCTTGAACAGCAGCTGCTCGACGCAAGGGCCTCCATCGCCGCGCAGGCGGTGAACCAGCGGCTGGGAGCCCTTGAACGGGATACGGACACCGGCGTACAGAAGGCGTTCATGTATTGGGCGACCTCTCTCGGCAACGCACGGGAATACGGGATTCAGCTGCTGCCCCGGAAGGGAATGGACGAAAAAGCGCTGGAAAGCCTCTTCGTCGAACTGAGAAAAATCGAAGAACACGGCATTACCGATCAGGAATACGAACTCGGAATCAAAACGCTCACGGACAGGCACGGAGCCTGGCTTACGCAAAAAATGAACGTAACCAGCGACCAGAAGGCAAACGCGATCGCCCAGACGCTGGCCATGGGAGTCATGTATCCGTTCGGCGAAAGCGCATGGGATTCGCTCCTCGCTTCCGCAAAAAAAACGAAGAAAAAAGACGTGGACGGCTGGATACAGAAGTATGCGTACCCCTCTCCCTCCGCCGTCGTTTCGGTCGCCCAGAACGCCTCCGATTCAGGCAAGATCGACGGACAAAAAATGGAAGAACTGACGGCGCGGTACCGCAAGACGGCAACGCAGGCCGGAGAGGAAATCGCCATGAAGGAACTCGTTCCGAATCCTCCCGCGCCGGGCACGATCGCGTCAAAGGAAAGCGTGAGCGGAACGCCCTTCATGAAGTGGACTCTTTCGAACGGAATCGTTCTCTATACATACCGCAACAATCTCACCAAAAACGATTTCAGGATGAAGGCTGTCGCTCCCGGCGGCCTTTCGATCCTCGCCGACGACGAATACTGGAACGGCGTAATGGCCTCCAGCATCCTGGGAAACAACGGAGCAGCCGATCTGTCTCTCGAGGAGCTGGGCGCCTACCTCACCGGGAAAAGAGCCCGCGTTTCTTTTACGTACAAGCTCGCCGATGTCCAGCTGACAGGGGAGACCGATCCCGCGGATCCCGACGATATGGAGCGCTTCTTCAAACTCGTCCATGCGCATCTCGCGATGCCCCGAAGGGACGACAAAGCAGAGAAAGCGGTCGTCGAAAACGTACAGGCCTGGTACCGGGCAAACGCTCAAAATCCCGAATACCTGTATTCAAAGGAGATTCAGGACGCCCTCGTCGGCTTCGATCCGCGGATGGCTCAACCCGGAAGCGGCGGAATCCCCTCGCTCTCAGGAGACCGGGCAGCCGCGGTAAAAGCCCGACTCTTCGGCAACCCCGCCGACCTCACATTCATTGTCTGCGGAGACTATCTCGAATCCCGGCTCGAAGACCTGGTATGCAGATGGATAGCGTCGCTCCCGGCCCAGGAAGCAAAGCAGGAAAAACCGCGCGATCCGGGAATCAGAACCGTAGCCGGCCCCTACGAAAAAGTCCTCGCCGGGGGAAAAGACGCTTCCGCCAAAGCCGCTCTGGTATTGGTCGAGGAAGGCCCCTGGAAATACGAATACCGCCACTACGCCTCCGTGCTCGCCGAGGTTTTAAAGATCAGGTTGAGAGAAGTCCTGAGGGAGGACAAGGGCGGCGTCTACGGATGGCAGGTAACGGTCAATCAATTTAAACAGCCCTTTTCGCGAACCCTCATTACGATCGATTTTACCTGCGCTCCTGAAAAACGCATAGAGCTTGAAGAAGCCGCCAAGGCCGAGCTGGCCGCCATCGCAAGCGGAAAAATCGATGAGCGGGCATGGGAAGCGGCTCTCGCCATCCATCAAAAGCAGCTTGAAGAAAACATGCGGACCAACGAAGCGTGGCCCGATCTCTTGACCGAGGCTGTCCTGAACGACGTGCCTTTGAGCGAACTGACGATGCTCAAAGACAAGGCGAAAGATCTTTCCCGCGAGGAATTCAACGCCTGGACCGCTTCAGTCCTGAAGCCGGGAAAGGTTCTGTCTTTCGCCCTGGAGCCCTGA
- a CDS encoding metallophosphoesterase family protein, which produces MNGRDARKGRDMESEEQKPSARFKQTALLLSCYSALLGTGITLWISRSHGSPGLLAWNPVYRTYFLVPALFASFPLVLALFIALVRGLFFRGTSEGRACRFFRALQFALACASSGLLMLACGMLIAGTNRVGGYEQPHLLTTPAPPHPLDRIALSSDPHFGSPKRKAEATERILDSIGKGGYDAFVCLGDMAETGFPGSYLEEAATAFAQGLGGTPAATLMGNHDAIVGGAGRYKSIFSRDRYWRADSGKVHLIALDLSWGTEEFDGEQKRWLEETLCSIPREELVIVLTHCFFYSSGYVDAHTGKNWFDHPDMIETVSPILEEAGVDLVASGHNHYMEFLEHGKTAYAVIGAMGGKPDPEPEYESPQSRWFRAREFGFLDIARGDGFYDLTFRDVSGNALWSTRRGY; this is translated from the coding sequence ATGAACGGAAGAGACGCGCGCAAAGGCAGAGATATGGAATCCGAAGAACAGAAACCCTCGGCCAGATTCAAACAGACGGCGCTGCTGCTGAGCTGCTACTCGGCCTTACTCGGAACGGGAATAACGCTCTGGATATCCCGCTCACACGGAAGCCCGGGACTGCTGGCCTGGAACCCCGTCTACCGGACCTATTTTCTCGTTCCGGCCCTCTTCGCCTCGTTTCCTCTGGTACTCGCGCTTTTCATCGCGCTTGTTCGCGGCCTGTTTTTCCGCGGTACAAGCGAGGGAAGAGCTTGCCGCTTTTTCAGGGCGCTTCAATTCGCCCTCGCCTGCGCGTCGAGCGGGCTTCTCATGCTCGCGTGCGGCATGCTCATCGCGGGGACGAACCGCGTTGGCGGCTACGAACAGCCGCATCTCCTGACGACGCCCGCCCCGCCCCACCCGCTCGACAGAATCGCGCTCTCCTCCGATCCGCACTTCGGAAGCCCAAAGCGGAAAGCCGAAGCGACCGAGCGGATTCTCGACTCGATCGGTAAAGGCGGCTACGACGCCTTCGTCTGCCTCGGCGACATGGCCGAAACGGGATTTCCGGGAAGCTATCTTGAAGAGGCGGCGACTGCGTTCGCTCAGGGGCTGGGCGGCACGCCGGCGGCGACCCTCATGGGAAACCACGACGCGATAGTCGGCGGAGCCGGCCGCTACAAAAGCATTTTTTCGCGCGACCGGTACTGGAGGGCTGATTCCGGGAAGGTCCATCTGATAGCCCTCGACCTTTCCTGGGGCACGGAGGAATTCGACGGCGAGCAGAAACGATGGCTCGAAGAAACGCTCTGTTCGATTCCCCGCGAAGAACTGGTTATCGTGCTGACCCATTGCTTTTTCTATTCGTCGGGATACGTGGACGCCCACACCGGAAAAAACTGGTTCGACCACCCCGACATGATCGAAACGGTTAGCCCGATTCTGGAAGAAGCGGGGGTCGATCTCGTGGCGAGCGGCCACAACCACTACATGGAGTTTCTGGAACACGGAAAAACCGCGTACGCCGTCATCGGGGCCATGGGCGGAAAGCCAGACCCCGAGCCGGAATACGAGTCGCCTCAGTCCCGATGGTTCCGCGCAAGGGAGTTCGGATTTCTCGACATCGCCAGAGGCGACGGCTTTTACGACCTGACCTTCCGCGATGTTTCCGGAAACGCGCTCTGGAGCACGCGCCGCGGCTATTGA
- a CDS encoding Bax inhibitor-1/YccA family protein has protein sequence MEYDISINPERESTRQAFMTGVYGWMVAALSLSGVSAWFVANSVPLQRIIFGNTFVFFGLIIGELALVWWLSASIRKISASAAVTAFLAYSLLNGATLASVFLVYTGQSVVQIFGVTALTFGAMSLYGMKAKSDLRSMGRYLSMAVIGIVIAIAVNMFLRSSAFDILISIVTVVVFTGLTAWDTQKLMLLADRADGSDTYKKVAIIGALELYLDFINIFLALIRLFGKRN, from the coding sequence ATGGAATACGACATAAGCATCAACCCCGAGCGGGAATCAACCCGCCAGGCCTTTATGACCGGAGTCTACGGCTGGATGGTCGCCGCCCTTTCGCTCAGCGGCGTGTCCGCGTGGTTCGTGGCGAACTCCGTCCCCCTGCAGCGCATCATTTTCGGGAATACCTTTGTGTTTTTCGGACTTATCATCGGCGAGCTCGCCCTGGTCTGGTGGCTTTCCGCTTCCATTCGCAAAATCAGCGCGAGCGCGGCGGTTACCGCCTTCCTCGCCTACTCCCTGCTCAACGGCGCGACCCTCGCGAGCGTCTTTCTCGTCTACACCGGACAGTCAGTCGTGCAGATTTTCGGCGTAACCGCCCTGACCTTCGGAGCCATGAGCCTCTACGGCATGAAAGCAAAGTCCGACCTCCGCTCGATGGGCCGCTACCTGTCGATGGCCGTCATCGGAATCGTGATTGCCATCGCGGTGAACATGTTCCTCCGCTCGAGCGCCTTCGACATCCTCATTTCAATCGTAACCGTGGTCGTGTTCACCGGTCTTACCGCTTGGGACACCCAGAAGCTCATGCTTCTCGCCGACCGCGCCGACGGCTCGGACACCTACAAAAAGGTTGCGATCATCGGAGCTTTGGAACTCTATCTCGATTTCATCAACATCTTCCTCGCCCTCATCCGACTTTTCGGAAAGAGAAACTGA
- a CDS encoding HD domain-containing protein yields the protein MEKIEYQGNPGLMKKIEFIMEADKIKSILRKSRLFDDSRCENDAEHSWTIALMAYLFREYANAEVDIERVMFMLLIHDIVEVDAGDTFLYAAARADAHEKERKSAERVFGILDSSQRDFCLAVWEEFEARETPEAQFASVFDRFEPLLQNYATKGHTWKQFGITADRVLEMNRHIAAGSAEIWAFLEWLINDSVRRGYLAPAAAQQ from the coding sequence ATGGAAAAAATCGAATATCAGGGAAATCCCGGCCTCATGAAAAAAATCGAGTTCATTATGGAAGCCGATAAAATCAAGTCCATCCTGAGGAAAAGCCGGCTTTTCGACGACAGCCGCTGCGAGAACGACGCGGAGCACTCCTGGACCATCGCCCTTATGGCCTATTTGTTCCGCGAGTACGCGAACGCGGAAGTGGACATCGAGCGTGTCATGTTCATGCTCCTCATTCACGATATCGTGGAAGTGGACGCCGGAGACACCTTTTTGTACGCGGCCGCGCGCGCGGACGCCCATGAAAAGGAGCGGAAATCTGCGGAACGGGTGTTCGGCATCCTCGATTCAAGCCAACGCGATTTCTGCCTCGCCGTCTGGGAGGAATTCGAGGCCCGCGAAACCCCGGAGGCGCAATTCGCCTCGGTATTCGACCGTTTCGAGCCCCTGCTTCAGAATTACGCGACGAAGGGGCATACCTGGAAGCAGTTCGGCATAACAGCCGACCGGGTTTTGGAAATGAACCGCCACATCGCCGCCGGATCTGCCGAGATCTGGGCTTTTCTCGAATGGCTCATCAACGATTCCGTCAGGCGGGGATATCTTGCCCCGGCCGCGGCTCAGCAGTGA
- a CDS encoding MATE family efflux transporter, producing MRRMRGEGWTMKDLTEGNEARLLVSFSIPMLFGNLFQQLYNMVDSVVVGNWVGKEALAAVGASFPVIFLLLSLFMGLSMGANILISQFHGARDSERVRLSIETNYLFTFWAGLVLTAVGFFGAEPIMMLLQSPPEVLPQAALYLRLYSLGMLFFLGFNTVSGILRGLGDSKNPLWMLAISTVLNIALDLLFVIVFHWGVMGVAVATIISQGVALGLALAYLNRTHELLRVDFRKLRFDREIFMSSVRIGIPSGIQQSLVALGISTMTGIVNGFGTDAIAGYAAATRIESIASLPAMTIGMALSTFVGQNLGAGKPERVRRGLNAALIFSVSISIAAAAVFHFAGDALVAMFNSDPGVLEAGAGYLRIIGPFFVVFSVMFMLNGVIRGAGETLIPLASTLVAMWLVRVPTAFALSRLLGLQGVWFAFPTGWIVGTLVAFVYYRTGRWMKTFERIHSRRG from the coding sequence ATGCGCCGAATGCGGGGCGAAGGATGGACCATGAAAGATTTGACAGAGGGGAACGAGGCGCGGCTGCTCGTTTCGTTTTCGATTCCGATGCTGTTCGGGAATCTGTTTCAGCAGTTGTACAATATGGTCGACAGCGTGGTCGTCGGAAACTGGGTGGGCAAGGAGGCGCTGGCTGCCGTCGGCGCGAGTTTTCCGGTCATTTTTCTGCTGTTGTCGCTGTTCATGGGCCTCTCGATGGGCGCGAACATTCTGATTTCCCAGTTTCACGGGGCGCGCGATTCGGAGCGGGTCAGACTTTCGATCGAGACGAATTACCTTTTTACCTTTTGGGCGGGACTGGTTCTGACGGCGGTCGGGTTTTTCGGCGCAGAACCGATCATGATGCTGCTGCAGAGCCCGCCGGAAGTGCTTCCCCAGGCGGCCTTGTATTTGAGGCTCTATAGTCTGGGCATGCTCTTTTTCCTGGGGTTCAATACCGTCAGCGGAATTTTGCGGGGGCTCGGTGATTCGAAAAACCCTTTGTGGATGCTCGCGATTTCCACCGTGCTCAACATCGCGCTCGATCTCCTTTTTGTGATCGTGTTTCATTGGGGAGTGATGGGAGTCGCCGTGGCGACCATCATCAGCCAGGGGGTCGCGCTCGGCCTCGCGCTTGCATATCTCAACAGGACGCACGAGCTGTTGCGCGTCGATTTCCGCAAGCTCAGGTTCGACCGCGAGATTTTCATGTCCAGCGTCAGGATCGGGATTCCTTCCGGGATACAGCAGTCGCTCGTGGCGCTCGGGATCAGCACTATGACGGGAATCGTCAACGGTTTCGGCACCGACGCGATCGCCGGCTACGCCGCAGCGACGAGGATCGAGAGCATCGCGTCTCTTCCGGCGATGACGATCGGCATGGCGCTTTCCACCTTCGTCGGGCAGAACCTGGGAGCCGGCAAGCCGGAACGGGTCAGGCGCGGGTTGAACGCGGCTTTGATCTTTTCCGTAAGCATATCGATCGCGGCCGCGGCGGTTTTCCATTTCGCCGGAGACGCGCTGGTAGCCATGTTCAATTCCGATCCGGGCGTTCTGGAGGCGGGCGCGGGGTACCTGCGGATCATCGGCCCGTTCTTCGTCGTATTTTCCGTTATGTTCATGCTCAACGGCGTAATCCGCGGCGCGGGAGAAACCCTGATTCCGCTCGCGAGCACGCTGGTCGCCATGTGGCTGGTCCGCGTGCCGACAGCCTTCGCGCTTTCCCGGCTGCTGGGACTGCAGGGCGTCTGGTTCGCCTTCCCCACCGGCTGGATAGTCGGCACCCTGGTCGCCTTCGTCTATTACCGCACCGGCCGCTGGATGAAAACCTTCGAACGCATCCACTCGCGCAGAGGCTGA
- a CDS encoding LacI family DNA-binding transcriptional regulator — MAVTIHDVAKAAGVSHTTVSWTIHGHPGITEETKARVLKAIEELDYHPNYLARSLVSGKTHTIAVVASFFSSPYEMEVMKGIEQAIVETPSGYLITLYSTLNEDERVLKEIVHGRRADAAIALSICPSEETVALYQKNKIPLVVIDENAPGTLGIQLDNFQGGYAGTEHLLSRGRKKPGLVIGSVGEYYHLSQRERKRGFIQALVERNISYDPSMILSIENYYFEEGKAVLDKALELGMDSLFCAAGDEVAMGILFAAKNRGLDIPSELSLVGYDDISGAALVTPALTTVNQPLSHIGKCAYQETLALLKSCVFEEKTILYKPKLIVRASS; from the coding sequence ATGGCAGTAACGATTCATGATGTGGCGAAAGCGGCCGGCGTCTCCCATACAACGGTCTCATGGACAATCCATGGGCATCCGGGAATCACGGAAGAGACAAAGGCCAGGGTCCTCAAGGCTATTGAGGAACTCGATTATCATCCCAACTATCTTGCCAGAAGTTTGGTGAGCGGCAAGACACATACCATCGCCGTCGTCGCGTCGTTCTTTTCGTCTCCCTACGAGATGGAAGTGATGAAGGGCATCGAGCAGGCCATCGTCGAAACTCCCTCCGGTTATCTGATCACCTTGTATTCCACGTTGAACGAGGATGAGCGGGTCCTGAAGGAGATCGTGCACGGCCGCAGAGCCGACGCGGCGATCGCCCTGAGCATCTGTCCGTCCGAGGAAACCGTGGCGCTGTACCAGAAGAATAAAATTCCGCTTGTCGTGATCGACGAAAACGCGCCGGGCACCCTTGGCATCCAGCTGGATAATTTTCAGGGCGGATATGCGGGGACGGAGCATCTGCTCTCTCGCGGCAGGAAAAAGCCCGGGCTTGTAATCGGTTCGGTCGGTGAGTACTACCACCTCAGCCAGAGAGAACGAAAACGCGGGTTTATTCAAGCGCTGGTGGAGAGAAATATTTCCTACGATCCTTCGATGATTCTCTCGATCGAAAACTATTATTTCGAAGAAGGAAAGGCCGTCCTCGATAAAGCGCTCGAGCTCGGCATGGATTCGCTGTTCTGCGCCGCCGGCGACGAGGTCGCAATGGGCATTCTGTTCGCCGCGAAGAACCGCGGTTTGGACATTCCTTCCGAACTGTCCCTGGTCGGCTACGACGACATTTCGGGCGCGGCTCTCGTTACTCCCGCCCTGACCACCGTCAATCAGCCCCTTTCCCACATCGGAAAGTGCGCCTATCAGGAAACCCTCGCGCTTCTCAAATCTTGCGTGTTCGAAGAAAAAACCATCCTCTATAAACCGAAACTCATCGTTCGCGCCTCAAGCTGA
- a CDS encoding putative glycoside hydrolase, which produces MYAIKVYAIPENPVQAAHSWKKTGFDWVMVGPDCVPPGRADGNEAQPGKDAFLHFIAAIKNAGLLWSAIEPVFLAMEGDADADLARTMEGAPAVDDWVRFVCPTRDGPRRRFFERFERRLSWFPDGISFDFARFFGFWEMIGPERETGGGRSPRAGSLSALDRIKATCGCPSCKADQDDFFDSFGKSGASVSRDPGLWRTEKVRSRLASAAEFARRRCPNIRIGLHTVPWTADEYGGAVASLLGQEIETLSSLVDYLTPMAYHHMTGREPDWIARVVHDQRERSGGLVPVVPCIQASPCYTERSLAADEFHASVMNALESPSGGLAVYSHETLFRQPEKIEIVASCLAGRTEP; this is translated from the coding sequence ATGTACGCGATAAAGGTCTACGCGATTCCGGAGAACCCGGTCCAGGCAGCGCACAGCTGGAAAAAAACCGGATTCGACTGGGTTATGGTCGGCCCTGATTGCGTTCCGCCGGGACGGGCAGACGGCAACGAGGCGCAACCCGGAAAAGACGCGTTTCTGCATTTCATCGCGGCGATAAAAAACGCGGGGCTTTTATGGAGCGCGATCGAGCCGGTGTTTCTCGCCATGGAGGGCGACGCCGATGCCGATCTCGCCCGTACGATGGAGGGGGCTCCCGCGGTAGACGACTGGGTGCGCTTCGTCTGTCCGACCAGGGACGGTCCTCGCAGGCGTTTTTTCGAACGGTTTGAGCGCCGTCTTTCCTGGTTTCCGGACGGAATCAGCTTCGATTTTGCGCGTTTTTTCGGCTTCTGGGAGATGATCGGACCGGAACGCGAAACCGGCGGCGGTCGGTCGCCGCGTGCCGGAAGTCTCTCTGCCCTCGACAGGATAAAAGCGACGTGCGGTTGTCCTTCCTGCAAAGCCGACCAGGATGATTTTTTCGATTCGTTTGGAAAGTCCGGGGCTTCCGTTTCGCGCGATCCCGGCCTGTGGCGAACCGAAAAGGTGCGATCCCGATTGGCGTCGGCAGCGGAATTCGCTCGACGCCGCTGTCCGAACATCAGGATCGGCCTGCATACGGTTCCCTGGACAGCGGACGAGTACGGAGGCGCTGTCGCGTCTCTCCTGGGACAGGAGATTGAAACCCTGTCTTCCCTGGTCGATTATCTGACGCCGATGGCCTATCATCATATGACAGGCAGAGAGCCTGACTGGATAGCCCGGGTTGTGCACGATCAGCGGGAGCGAAGCGGAGGCCTCGTTCCCGTCGTTCCCTGCATTCAGGCTTCGCCCTGTTATACGGAGCGAAGCTTGGCTGCCGACGAGTTTCATGCGTCTGTGATGAACGCGCTCGAAAGTCCATCGGGTGGTCTGGCCGTATACTCTCACGAAACTCTTTTCCGCCAGCCGGAAAAAATAGAAATTGTCGCGTCCTGCCTTGCGGGGCGAACCGAGCCGTAG